Proteins from a single region of Penaeus monodon isolate SGIC_2016 chromosome 12, NSTDA_Pmon_1, whole genome shotgun sequence:
- the LOC119579737 gene encoding LOW QUALITY PROTEIN: uncharacterized protein LOC119579737 (The sequence of the model RefSeq protein was modified relative to this genomic sequence to represent the inferred CDS: substituted 1 base at 1 genomic stop codon), translating to MRASSLVQELRGNLPIAALQQFNKDVEESSNPQEIIEDLLYVSPECAEIMRLLRKENISSNELAVILSSFSHILLNIAGELKKYRKTGVFITQELLHDHIHHFYQLVSPASINKNSRAALQCLTGMVMIGYETATEVLTNLDWKRMNLNILLSRRESGVSRDVRAWCMYFLLAFLNAPDDVTLVKQFLQNAELLPSVFPGLVWDPCETVLNVLKVLMDSVLHNPHVSKTNKVHLFTPATTMPLLQLYRWVGPAGSISKKDFELDEELAAKRMKEQEQIRTAVHRLMLTLCTSYKYGIVFKEKVVRQGEIWSNNWAVGKILSSLESPWKLEEGKDLLVKAIGYSPDLLKSYLFSIHEILSPRASSNFISIIDMLIRILEYQKPWRYLAEKGLRGVQVALVPSPLGEKFFSILLESENESCRLCAVSLMKTILSKTSETVKHLETDKSLPRGKFLSMQKYLLGNVHTYLGGVSGVIKCWQRSTGQLPFKKGDGRESTRKSSTELLIPIVKVLILCQELFPAHANEEAIHSLNLLQVVRNLTDSNDSNNENRAKAVEMKLELQFLCIECLSGSNDRHGIIVDNFALGGAENQQVEKSMLYQLIMTYSQAKEEVSSFDKEKLKTHTFTQKCLDIISNSLIHNGLTVYEGDLSFWLDYIKDNSVQLSAFLTHVIQKTVLSLSEYTDLLIELASSGLQASYDTSFMKELEEMDVIDNEDISNLNSTLPFSRLVPAAVELLTANPDSDCIQYFSRVVNDYLHTLNNPIYLADFLLDKGNILTPELKQYLKYWSQGKLSSKAKTQILSNTDSLADILKHVFMSRDWSSVEALLEAENLHLLMKESNIILTAQQVLVYLDKELSGDDKSSRSKLTKKFVYVLKNMSAVLEQDDQSQSKKLIQIILEYHSILSNYRPFSSTKKNSVTSLAHTFISLVLSKYPDLAPVTSPYYDKLFKDIKMHLLQQDEEIDFLSPVIPYISSEHVLLSYAQVEDLFIVCLKSSCTDSVSLNNLLLELLKLLSQITSAKRKPKVQSVNLMLVKYLEWSQQREEPRDEKKQMMSFLEQLLIEVLTAEEVKHLRSDDLKSLLHSSPPSSKLCCHILQLHPPHAVIFAKKLKKQKSLIPSHTALLALLAAQEESVPTVAVVLRDLAEDLKSWALTMEEEKGGYNKLFSCALKFEIFDQESLLEMCKNLYEKIVIRKEAPPREYLSLVPAFKKIADTGVKHKALPLGVNLTLLHICLSSIRTLFKREDTELLKETTQIVNDILPSINSSSLKNSLLDSKLWPAYVKQVLRHSFSDRTFWDQALGTLRPAFSNKVREKRETKTALPSHTVXSDDLSHSHYLELMFNRKKQSGSLKEKVIAWQQDFVNCNIKVM from the exons ATGAGAGCGTCTAGTTTGGTACAAGAGCTTCGTGGGAATCTACCCATAGCTG CTCTACAACAGTTCAACAAGGATGTTGAAGAAAGTAGTAATCCCCAAGAGATCATAGAGGACCTGCTCTATGTTTCCCCTGAATGTGCAGAAATTATGAGGTTACTGCGGAAGGAAAATATCAGTTCAAATGAACTTGCAGTCATTCTTTCCAGCTTTAGTCACATACTCCTGAA TATTGCAGGAGAGCTAAAGAAGTACAGAAAGACAGGTGTCTTCATTACTCAAGAACTCCTACATGATCATATTCATCACTTCTACCAGTTGGTGTCACCAGCCAGTATAAATAAAAACAGCAGAGCAGCTTTACAATGCCTTACAG GGATGGTTATGATTGGATATGAAACTGCAACTGAAGTGTTAACAAATTTAGACTGGAAGAGAATGAATTTAAATATTCTGTTGAGTCGTCGAGAGAGTGGAGTTTCTAGAGACGTTCGTGCATGGTGCATGTACTTTCTTTTGGCCTTCCTGAATGCACCAGATGATGTGACACTTGTCAAGCAGTTTCTTCAAAATGCAg aatTGCTGCCATCAGTTTTTCCTGGCCTTGTGTGGGACCCATGTGAAACTGTCCTTAATGTGTTAAAAGTGTTAATGGACTCTGTGTTGCATAATCCTCATGTAAGCAAAACCAACAAGGTTCACCTGTTCACACCAGCTACCACAATGCCACTTTTACAACTTTATAGATGGGTTGGACCCGCAGGCAGCATATCTAAAAAAGATTTTGAACTAGATGAGGAATTAGCagcaaaaagaatgaaggaaCAAGAACAAATCAGAACTGCAGTACACAGGCTCATGCTGACCTTGTGCACAAGCTATAAATATGGCATTGTTTTCAAAGAAAAGGTGGTGAGACAGGGTGAAATCTGGTCCAACAATTGGGCTGTTGGCAAGATCCTATCAAGTCTTGAAAGCCCATGGAAATTAGAGGAAGGAAAGGACCTCCTTGTTAAAGCAATAGGATACAGTCCAGACCTCCTGAAGTCATACCTATTTTCCATCCATGAAATTCTTTCACCCCGAGCATCATCAAATTTTATATCAATCATAGACATGTTAATCAGGATTCTGGAATACCAGAAGCCTTGGAGATATTTGGCAGAGAAAGGTTTAAGAGGTGTCCAAGTAGCACTAGTTCCAAGCCCATTAGGTGAAAAGTTTTTCAGTATCCTTCTTGAGTCTGAAAATGAGAGCTGTAGGCTCTGTGCAGTGTCACTGATGAAGACCATTCTATCAAAAACAAGTGAAACTGTTAAGCATTTGGAAACAGACAAGTCTTTGCCCAGAGGAAAGTTTCTTTCCATGCAGAAATATCTGCTAGGGAATGTTCATACCTACTTAGGTGGGGTCAGTGGTGTAATTAAATGCTGGCAGAGATCTACAGGCCAGTTACCCTTTAAGAAAGGAGATGGTAGAGAAAGCACAAGGAAGTCCAGCACTGAGTTACTCATTCCTATTGTTAAAGTTTTAATTCTTTGCCAAGAATTATTCCCAGCTCATGCAAATGAAGAAGCTATCCATTCTTTGAACCTGTTACAAGTTGTTCGAAATTTGActgatagtaatgacagtaataatgagaaCAGGGCAAAAGCAGTAGAGATGAAACTAGAACTGCAGTTTTTGTGTATAGAGTGTTTATCAGGTTCTAATGACAGACATGGCATTATTGTTGACAATTTTGCTTTAGGAGGTGCAGAAAATCAGCAGGTTGAAAAAAGTATGTTGTATCAGTTAATCATGACTTATTCTCAGGCAAAGGAAGAAGTTTCATCTTTTGACAAAGAAAAATTGAAGACACATACTTTTACACAGAAATGTTTAGATATAATATCAAATAGTTTGATTCATAATGGCCTCACTGTTTATGAAGGAGATCTAAGTTTCTGGTTGGATTACATAAAGGACAACTCTGTCCAGCTTTCAGCTTTCTTGACTCATGTCATCCAAAAGACTGTCTTATCCCTTAGTGAGTATACAGATCTTCTTATTGAACTGGCATCATCTGGTTTGCAGGCTAGTTATGACACTTCATTTATGAAGGAACTAGAGGAAATGGATGTCATAGACAATGAAGACATTTCTAATCTTAACTCTACTCTACCGTTTTCTCGGCTTGTGCCAGCAGCTGTTGAGCTTCTAACAGCTAATCCAGATTCAGATTGTATACAGTACTTTTCTCGGGTGGTAAATGATTACCTTCATACACTGAATAATCCTATATATCTGGCAGATTTTCTTCTAGACAAGGGAAATATACTAACACCTGAATTAAAGCAATACTTAAAGTATTGGAGCCAAGGCAAGCTATCTTCAAAAGCAAAGACCCAAATTTTGAGTAACACTGACAGTCTGGCAGATATTCTTAAACATGTCTTCATGAGTCGAGATTGGTCATCGGTTGAAGCTTTGTTAGAGGCTGAGAATTTGCATCTGCTTATGAAGGAGAGTAATATTATTTTGACAGCACAACAAGTTCTTGTTTACTTAGATAAAGAGCTATCAGGAGATGATAAAAGCAGTAGAAGTAAACTGACTAAGAAATTTGTATATGTTCTGAAAAACATGTCTGCAGTACTTGAGCAAGATGACCAGAGCCAgtcaaaaaaattaattcaaataattttaGAATATCATTCCATTCTGTCAAACTACCGGCCATTTTCCTCAACTAAGAAGAACAGTGTGACCAGTCTTGCTCATACCTTTATTTCTTTAGTGCTTTCAAAATATCCAGATCTTGCACCTGTTACATCACCATATTATGATAAGTTGTTTAAAGACATAAAGATGCACCTGCTTCAACAAGATGAGGAAATAGATTTCCTAAGTCCTGTGATACCATATATTTCTTCAGAACATGTACTTTTAAGTTATGCTCAGGTTGAAGATCTCTTCATTGTTTGCTTGAAATCATCCTGCACAGATTCAGTATCACTAAATAACTTGTTGTTAGAGCTCCTCAAGCTTTTGTCACAAATAACAAGtgcaaaaaggaaaccaaaagtgCAGTCAGTAAATTTGATGTTGGTAAAGTATTTGGAGTGGAGTCAACAAAGGGAAGAACCAAGGGATGAAAAGAAGCAAATGATGTCATTTCTTGAGCAATTGCTGATAGAGGTTTTGACTGCTGAAGAAGTTAAACATCTACGCTCAG ATGACTTGAAGTCTCTCCTTCACTCTAGCCCACCCAGTTCCAAGCTGTGCTGCCACATTTTGCAGCTACATCCACCCCATGCAGTCATTTTTGCCAAAAAGCTGAAGAAGCAGAAATCACTGATACCATCCCATACAGCTCTTTTAGCATTACTTGCAGCGCAGGAAGAAAGCGTACCCACAGTTGCTGTAGTTTTACGTGATTTGGCTGAAGATCTCAAGTCTTGGGCTCTCacgatggaagaagagaaaggaggatacAACAAGCTCTTCAGCTGTGCACTGAAATTTGAAATATTTG ATCAAGAAAGCTTACTTGAAATGTGCAAGAATTTATATGAGAAGATAGTCATCAGGAAGGAGGCACCACCTAGGGAATATCTAAGTTTGGTACCAGCATTTAAAAAAATAGCTGATACTGGTGTCAAGCATAAAGCATTACCTTTAGGTGTCAACTTGACTCTCCTACACATCTGCCTTAGTAGCATCAGGACCCTTTTCAAGAGGGAGGATACAGAGTTGTTGAAAGAAACAACCCAGATTGTGAATGATATTCTTCCTAGTATTAATTCATCATCACTAAAGAATAGTTTGCTAGATAGCAAGTTATGGCCAGCATATGTAAAGCAA GTTTTGCGGCATAGCTTCAGTGATAGAACATTCTGGGACCAAGCCTTGGGCACACTTAGACCTGCGTTTAGCAATAAggttagagagaaaagggaaacgaagACAGCTCTTCCATCACATACTGTCTAATCAGATGATCTTTCACATTCACATTATCTAGAACTAATGTtcaacagaaagaaacagagtgGGTCATTGAAAG AGAAGGTGATTGCTTGGCAGCAGGACTTTGTCAACTGTAATATCAAAGTTATGTGA